The Chlamydiales bacterium STE3 genomic interval CCATCTCTCAGAAGATACAACCGAAGAATATTTTAGATCTCTATTGCGGAATTGGTATCTCAAGCTTATTTCTTTCTCAACGTGCAGAAACACTACTAGGCATCGAGGAAAATGCTGCAGCAATAGATCTGGCTCGTAAAAATGCGTCCATTAATTCAGTAAAAAACGCACACTTCATGAAAGGAAAAGTTGAGGAGGCCCTTTTGAAACTGCCTACAGATAACATATGGGATTTTATTCTAGTTAATCCACCAAGAACTGGCTTAGAGCATTCTGTAGTGCAAAAGTTGTTGGAGTTTAGCCCTAGACATTTAGTCTATGTCTCGTGCATGCCCACAACACTGGCAAGAGATATCAAATATTTTGCAGAGAAAGGCTATAAAGTCCAAGAATGCCAAGCATTCGACATGTTTCCTCAAACGGCACACGTCGAAACACTTGTGCACCTTAAGAACCCTTCGTCCAAAAACATCCAAACTCATTAAATTTTTTAGCTAGCTTTGCGCTTACGACGCTTTTTTTGCAAATATTTCTGACGGTAATCATTAACTTCATCTGCGCTAATGACCCATGCAGCACCTTTGCGTCTTGCAGTTAATTTGCCACTGCGAGTCGCATAATAAATTTTTTGAGGCGGGACGTTCAACATCCTAGCCACCTGATTAACGGAATATTCTCCCTTATTATTATCAAATACAAGTTCACCATTAAATACAGAACGTGAACGAGAATACTTATGCTTACGGTATGCCGCAAGATCATCCAAATGAATTGTCCAACGGGCATTTTCTTTATGAGCTTTAAGTTTATTAAGTTTTATAGCTACATAAATCGCTTGTCGAGTGACTTTGTTTAGCTTTGCGGCTTCTGTAATCGAGACAACTTTTGCATCATCACGATTGTGCTCTTTAGTTTGAGTCATAGGTCTCCTTAACTAGTAAATAAATTAAATTAATGTTAATTTTTTGTTTATTTTTTTTAAAATAATCGTTGGTTAGCAGAAAGTATTTTACATAAAAATTGAATTGAGATCAAACATATTTTAAAAAAATGTTAATTCCTATTAAAGAAGGCTTTTAAGGAAAGGCCTTCTTTAAATTACTCGCATTAATTAAGTAAATATAATACGAAAAGTAAATTTTTTTTACAAAACATTAATATTGAATTAATACAATTATTTA includes:
- a CDS encoding hypothetical protein (Product derived from UniProtKB/Trembl:F8KWB7;Uncharacterized protein TC_0731): MTQTKEHNRDDAKVVSITEAAKLNKVTRQAIYVAIKLNKLKAHKENARWTIHLDDLAAYRKHKYSRSRSVFNGELVFDNNKGEYSVNQVARMLNVPPQKIYYATRSGKLTARRKGAAWVISADEVNDYRQKYLQKKRRKRKAS